The DNA window TCTTGAACGGGACCATATTGCCAGAGTGCTGGAGCAGACGGGCTGGCGCATCTATGGTTCCCAGGGCGCCGCTCAGCTGCTCGGGCTGAATCCGGAAACCCTCCGGAGCCGACTCCGGAAACTTGGGCTCAGACGCCCAGCTCGGCAGGCCTAATCCCTTGACCTGGCCCCCAGCGGTTTGACCGGGGGGAGGGTGACGTGATACATTGCCGTACCGTACGAGTCACGCGCACCGTCCCCTGTTCGCGCCCCCCGTTCCTTATGGGGCTCAGCTGCGAATTCCCCTTGTTTACGCTGCTCCTACGGCCCATCTCTCGTCCCGCGAGGGAGGAGGTATGGGCAGGCTCAGGGGCACCCCCTCTGCCTCCTGCCCCCAGTTTGATGGCCTGGACATCGCCATCCTGTTGCATGGTGAAAGGAGTGCCCGATGAAGATTACCTCTGTATGGAGAGGAAATAAGGCCTCACAGAAGAAGAAGCGGTCGGTCCCGAAGGTTCGGATCCGCTGGAGTGAGCTCGGCCTGCTCGATCCCGCCATCGCCCCACAGGAGACACCGATGGACGAGATCCGCCGCGAGGTCACGGCGCTTGCCAGCCTCGGCTTCGGAGCAGAAACACGCGCACGATCAGAACAAGCACAAGCGCACGCCTCACGGACCGGTTCATCCCGGAAATCCCCACGCGCCAAGAAGCGCTAGGCTAGACACTGGACCACACTCTGTAGACCACTCGGATCGAAGGAGGGTACGATCGCACGCGTAGGAAAAACCACCATCGCGAAACGTGACCGGGAAAAGTCCAGGCAGGTTAAACAGCGGGAGAAGGAAGCCCGCCGAGAGCAACGCAAGGTAGAGAAGGCAAATCGCCCGACGACTAAGGAAGGCGAGGATCCAGATCTCGAAGGGTTGCACTGGGGTCCCCAGGCGCCCCTCTACTGAGTAGAGGGGCGTGTGGGGAAATTCCCCCAAGCCAATAACGGCTAGGACGACTTCACGAACCGTTCCGCAGCAAAGACAACTCGCAGCTGCTTGCTGACGAGCGAGCGATATTCGCCCTTCTCCTTCGCCATCTTCACCAGCCCTTCCCCGTCGGTCACGATCAACAAATCGTCCTCCGCCAGCAGGAGGCGGTCACACTTGCCTACATTGATCCGATATTGCGTGCGCCCGTCAGGATTCTTGGCCGGCCCAACGACGAATTCCGTCAGCCCATCGATGTAGCCTTTTTGGCCATCGAGACGATGTTGCACCATCGTGCCGTCGGGAATCCGCACCCACCGTCCGGCAGGGCGCCCCGCATCCTGATTTTCCTCATCAGCCATCTTCATCCTCCAATTAATGAACGCATCTGATATCGGGCCCGTCCCTACGAGGAGACCGGTCCGTGATCGCTCTGCCCAATGTTTCCAGCCTCCGGATTTCGAGACCCGCTGCCTGCGCCCTGGCGCCAGCCCTGGGAAGACCGCCCTCGCCGCCGACGACGCCCGGCCTCACCGCGCCCGTTCGAATCCCCGCTCGCTCGTCCATCCAGCGATTCGCCCTGGCTGCCCTCGGCTTTCGGCACTGCCTGCCCGAGCAGTTTTTCAATCGCGCGCAGCTGGTCATGATCCTCCGCGGTGACGAATGTCGTGGCACGACCGGTAGTCCGCATCCGTGCCGTCCGTCCGATCCGATGGACGTAGTCCTCGGGACAATTCGGGACGTCGTAGTTGATGACATGACCGATGTTGGCCACGTCGATTCCGCGCGCCGCGATGTCCGTCGCCACCAGCACACGGAAAGTCCCGCGACGGAAGCCTTCCAAGGCCGCCCGCCGCTGTCCCAGCGTCCGCCCGCCATGCAGCACGGCCACTCGATGGCCGGCCGAGTCGATCATCCGCCCCAGCCGATCCGCGCGATGCTTGGTGCGGGCAAAGACGAGCACCGTCCCAGCACCGTCCCGCAACAACGACATGAGCAGGCTGTTTTTATTGTCATGGGTCGTATGGTGTACCGCTTGGTCGACACCATCCGCCGTGGTTGCGGATTTCGTCACCATGACCCGCACCGGATCCTTGACCGACGCCTGAGCCAGCCGAGCAAGATCGGTCGGCATGGTGGCGGAGAACAACAGTGTCTGCCGTTCCTCCGGCATGGCATCGAGGATCTGATTGATCTGCGGCGCAAAGCCCATATCCAGCATGCGATCCGCTTCGTCCAGGACCAGCGTGGTCATGGCTAGGAGGCTGACCGTTCCATTCCACATATGATCCAGCAGACGCCCCGGCGTGGCAACCAGTATGTCCGGCCGTTGGCGTAAACCGCGAACCTGCGCCTGCATATCCGCACCGCCCACCAACGTGGTGGCGAACAGCTGCATACCCTGGCTGAGTTTATCGATCGTCGTCTGAATCTGGATTGCCAATTCCCTAGTCGGAGCCAGAATTAACGCTCGCGGTTGCCCTTTCTGGCCTCCGCTCAATCGTTCGAGCATCGGAATTACGAATGCGGCCGTCTTCCCGGTGCCGGTCTGGGCACAGCCCAGCACGTCGCGGCCTGTGAGCGCATGCGGGATCGCCTGGGCCTGGATGGCGGTCGGTTCTGCAAAGCCTGTTTGGGTCAGATTGCGTAAAAGGGTGGGAGAGAGACCGAGTTGGTCAAAACTCGTGACTGCAGTCGTGTGCACAAAACTGTCCTTTCGTTGTGATCGCATTGAGACGGGATCAGAGAACCGAGGAGAGAGTGAATCCGGTGGGAGTCGCTCAAACTGGACCTAATCGCGATGCGATCGCGCGGTCCACATGAGAGCTGTCTCGGCATCGGTGGACCGATACGGTGCCGCACAGTGGTCACTGTACCGTATGGGTGCCTGACTGGTCAACCCGAAGCGGAAAACTACCCTGTCCCTACCTGCTATGCTGTCCAGAGTTCATGAAGCTATCCTATGCCCTGATTCGTCTGGCTCTAGCCCTATGGAGCGCCACACTTTGGCCCATTACGGCTTTGGCATCCGAAGCGACCGATAAGGAGAAGGCCGCTGCAAATCAAGGCATTACCCTCGAAAATATGGGGCGAGGATTCCAAATTGCTGTGAAGAATATCGGGGAGGAGATTCCCAAGATCGGCCCCGCCATTGCTGATACCTTCAAGAAGGTCACCCACAGCGACAAGGACTCGGATCTAGCCATCGGAATCGCGACCATTGACCTTTCCTAGCCTCGATGGTACTGACCTGCGGACCTTCAATCCTCAATCGGCTGGCCTATGCGATCTGCCTCGTGCAGATTACTTGATCCCGTAGACACCACACGGCTCTTCAGCTGGCTGACCTGCCTTGTGGTTGGGGCACTTGCCGGTTGCGCCTTCCCTGCGAGCGACGGCTGTAGACCGGGCGAACAAGCAGCGGTGACGGAAACCCTGTACTTCGGAACAGCAAAACCCGGCGGGGCAGTGAGCCAGGAGGAGTGGGCTCAATTCGTCAATGATGCCGTCACCCCTTCATTTCCAGCAGGGCTGACATCTTGGATTGCATCCGGCCAGTGGCGGATGGCGGACGGCAGGATCGAACATGAGGCCTCGCACATTCTCCAACTCACCCATGACGGTGCCGAGGGGAAAGACCGTGCGATTGGGACCATCATGGACCAATATAAGCGGACATTCCAGCAGGAAGCGGTCTTGCGGGTCAGATCCCGCACCTGCATTTCTTTCTAGGCCGTCATCGCCTGCGAGCCAACCGATACCACGCGCGCTTCAATTCTTCGACGACCGGTTGCCAGAGTTTCCTCGGCCCTGATTACCCCTCAATAAGCTATTAAGGATCTGTTGCAGCAGCGCATTGCTGTTCAAGCCCCCGGACTGACTCGTCCCCAGGCTCGTGACGGCGCCGGACTGAACGCTGGGACCAGAAGGGAGCGGTGATGAGGGAGCCGCCGCCGTGACAAGACTTGTCGAGGACTGCACCCCCGGCAATGTGGGCACGCCGGCACTGATCGGAAGTATCGTCCCCTTCATACTGGCGGCAACCGGCTCCTTGTCAACGGGAGCACGTGAGGCCTGCACCAGCTGCTTTTCCAATTCGAGCGCCTGCCCCACTTGAGCACCGACGATTTGCCGCGTCACGGGGCTCGGTATCATTCGATGGGCCTCACGCGCGGCTAGCGGAGCAGGATTCCGCCACGCCGTCGGTATCTCGTTCACTGCGACCGCTGTCCCCGATTTCAGCACGACCTCGGACCCGGCCTTCAGGGACAAGGGCTTCTGGTCGCCCAACATCGGCTCAATCCTGGCCTGCCCTTCCCAGACTCGAATCGTTTCAGTCGGTTCGCTACTCAACAATTTTGCAAAGAACGATCGACCATCCGCTCCAGCTATGGTCGCCTCGAACACACCCCCGCGCGTCACAACATGGGCCTGGGGCATCTCCAAGGTGAACAAATCCGTCATCCGTCCTGCGCTATAGGAGAGCGAAACTCGAGCCGTTCCTTGTTTCAACCGAACCAGAGTTTGGCCCCGCTGCGATTCCTGCAGCATAACCTGACCGTGCTCTTCCACGCTGACCAAGGCACGGCGATCCCACAGAATGTCGACTTTTCCCGCCTTTTCCACTGTGACGGTCTCGCCGGCTCGAATGACATCGCCGAGGTTCAGCGGGCGCTTGACCGCAACACCGCCGATAGAAGCGACGACTGCCGTACCCTCCACACCCGTTACGACGCCGTTTCCAGCAGTCCCAAGCGGCAAGGGTGGAGTAGCGGAATCACCGGCCGCCACCGCACACAACGGGGAGAGCCAGAACAGCGCAACACAGATCACCACCGCGACGCCAACAGTTCTATGTCTCATAGTTCACCATGTTTCATTCGGCTGCGGAAGAACCGGCTCACAACGAGACAGCGGGAATGCCTGCAAAGTCTTGATGAGAGCCTATTTCCCAGGATAATGACTCGGCAAACGAGCCATCATTGTCGTATAGTAGGCAAACGTAAAAACCGAGGTCAAGCAGGATTCTTGTGCAAGTGGCAGCCTGTCGAAATCTGAGACAACATCGTTCCAAAGTGATACCGATCCCGCAGCCGGCTTGGCGATGGCTCTGCCTCACGATCTCGCTGATCGTGGCATTGGGCTTCTTCCAGCCCTGGATGCCTTCTGCCGTGGCTCAAATGGCCGACGCCGACGTCCTCGTCGCCGAAGCGATCCTGTCCTATGAGCACAAGCGCTATGACGAAGCCATCGCGCTCTTAACTAAAGCGACAGAGTTGGATCCCAACAACGCGCGGGCGCTGTACTACCTAGCTCTCTGCCATCTGGCGCGGGGGGATGCGGCGCAGGCGGTTGCGCCGTTGGTGACGCTGCATGCCCAACGGCCTGAGGACGTGGAAGTCACCTTCCAACTCGGCGCCGCCTACTTCGCGACCAGAAATTATGACAAGGCAGATCCGCTCCTGGAAGAGGTGTATCGGCTCCAACCAGATCGAGAAAACCTCGGCTTTTACGTGGGCGTTCTTCGATATCAACGAAAGGCCTATGACAGCGCGGCGACGGCGCTCGAAGGTAATCGCTCCTCCGACCCGGACATTCAACAATTAGCGTTATTCTACCGGGGGCTCGCGCTGGGAACCCTTGGCCTCTCAGATCAAGCCCAAGCAGCGCTCACCGCCGCACAGCGGGTGCAGCCCACTTCGCCGATTACGGGGGCCTCGGTCCGGATCCAAGAAGCCTTGGCTGTGGCAGCTCCGACGCCCGACAGCAGACGCCTCCACGCCCAGGTGGCTGTCGGTGGCTACTATGATGACAACGTCGCAGTCAATCCGCGCGGCAGCCGTGATCCCGTGGCGGACGCCCTTCGCTCCCGTCCAACTCAGTCGCCCGGCTTCGTGACTTCTGCGCGCGGAGACTACGCCTGGTATCGCAGCGGTCCGATCGAATCCACCATCACCTACTCGTACTACCAGACAGTGAACAGCCGTAGCGAGGTGGGACGGTTCAACATTCAGAACCACCAAGGGGGACTGGCAGGCACGTATCGTGGGACGCTCGGCAGCATGCCCTACGAGGTGGGGACCCAATACAGCTTCGATTACATGTTGTTGGACATGAGAGGGTTCATGTCCCGGCATTCGTTGATCTTCCCCGCGACCATCGTACCGCCGAGTTCCAACCTGCCTGTGCTTGGGAAAGTCGATCACCTGAGCACGCTGCTCTACCGATTCCAGCGAAAGGATTTCTTCACGGAGCCGGGAGACAGCGATATCCGGTTTGCGCCCGAATCACGAGACGCCTTCAACAATATGCTCGGACTGCTGCATGCGTTCCGCTTTCAGCAGGATCGTTTGATTCTTCGCGCGGGATACCAATTCGATACCGAGGCGGCGAGCGGGTCGAGCTTCTCGTACAATGGGAACCGGCTCCAGTTAGGGGCGCAGGCGATGCTCCCATGGTACGAGCTGATGGTCAGGATCGATTATGACGTCCACTGGCGGGCCTACAGCGATACGCAGGCGGTGTTTCTCGACAACCTCGGACGACTCTCCCAACGCCATGACATCGAGCAGGACCTGTTCCTCCAAGTATCCAAGCCGCTACCCTATCACCTGACCTGGGCTCTCCAGTATCAAGGGGTCTTCAATCATTCCAATGTGCCGGTCTATGCCTACAGCAAGAATGTCTTCACGACACTGCTGACCTGGACCTACTGATCGCTCAGTCGCCTTTCTTGCCGTCGCCGACCTTCTTTTCCAGCACGTGCTGCCACATAAAGCCGATTTGAAACGCATAGAGCGCCATCGTGAGCGAGAGCCCCCCACCGCCCTGCTGCACATACATCGGCCCCCAGAATGCGGAAAACGCGATCGGCGACACCAGCAGCGGGCGGATGATTTTGCTCTTCGATGGTTGCAGCTTTCCATCGATATCGATCTGATCCCACACGGCCTTGGCGATCATGCCCAGGACCATGATGACGAACAGCACGATCGCCGAAATCGTCCCGACGCTCGCATGGATGCCCAGCACCGGCACTTCCACGAGATAATCCATATCGGCAACCGGCGGCTTCGGCAAAACGGTCTCGGTTTCACCGGCGGCCGTCGCCGGCGGCGGCAACGTGTCGCCCTGGGCATAGGCGTCGGAAGCCAACCACGCAAACGGATCCGGCAGGGCAGGACTCTGCTGCAGAGGGCTACTCGTCGGTTTCGCACTGGTATCCCCGCCGATGTAACTACCCTCGTCTTTGTCTTTCGTTCCGGCCCAAACCCAACCGGTTCGGATCTGCCGGGCCGCGTCGAGATAGCGCACCCAATACCAGACTTGAATGACGCCGATCTCTTCCCGCCGGAGCACATGCAGGCAAGTCTTAGGCGCCAGGATTCCCTGGGTCTCACCGAGCACCCACTGGCCTTTCACGAAAGAATATTCAGGAGCCTTCGCGCGGACATACATCGATGTGAGCGTAAACGCTCTCGGCGAAAAGCCGGCCTGAGGATTGTCGAGCGCCTTACAATCCGGCGCCGCAGCTTCCACCTTGGACGGTGTAAAGCAAGCACCGACAGACATACAGAACGCCAGGCCACAGACCAGGAGCCGAACTTTGTTCGCCCCTCCAACCATCTGCCACATTCACTCCCTCCCTTCTGAGGCCTTCCCACTGGCTGTGGCGCGGGAAGATGGCGTACCGTACGCCGCCTGTCCGAATGCGTCAATGGGCGAGAATCCAAGCATTTCCGATCCAGCCGCACCGAAAATATTCTCGGCTTGCAGCAGATCCAATTCCTCCCGCGCGACGAAGAATGAAGTATGGACGCGGTCATGACACAGACAACGGCAGGCAAAACGGTCTTCGACCGGCTCGCGGTGAGACGGCTCGGGATCATTGCAGCGACCATTGCCATCAACATCGTCGCGGTGGCACTCCTCAGCTTCGCCCCATGGTCCGATTGGCGCAGCGGCCTCGCCCTCAACCTATTCGACAATGCCCTGCTCATCGTCTTTGTTCTGCGCCACCGAGATGGATTGTTGGGGCGATTCATTCTGTTCGGATTGACCGTGGGGATCGCAGAGTTGGCAGCGGATGCCTGGTTGGTGGACTTTACTCGGACGCTCGACTACTCCGTCGGCGGCGGCCCGATGCTCTGGCGGTCCCCCCTTTGGATGCCTCTCGCGTGGCAGATCGTGACGGTCCAGTTCGGCGCTGTCGGACTGTGGCTGTGGGAACGATGGGGCCGAGGTGGGCTGCTCGCAACGGGCCTGCTCGGCGCGATCAATATCCCGTACTACGAAGAAATGGCCAGGCGGATCAATTGGTGGACCTACAGCAACTGCCGTCTCCTGTCCAACACGCCCTACTACATCATCTTCGGAGAATTCGGAATCGCGGTGATCTTGGCGGTGCTGGCGAAACGGGTCGTCAAGGCTGACTGGACCGATGCCATATGGCTCGGCCTGGTTGGGGGCGCGGGAATCTTCGTTTGCTATGCTATGGCCTACGGCATTGCCGATGGCCTCATCCCTCGCTGAGGAGTTCCCGTCACCACAGATTCAGGAGGGTATTGGGATCAATCCCAGAAAGTCTGGCTAGGTTCGTAGCTTCGCGGTCTTCTCCAGCATCGCCTTCACGAGCTCAAACGTGACGCGCACTGGATCTGAATGAGACATCGTGAAATTGAGATACCCGCCTTCTGTCATCAGGCACACCGTCGAGAACACCACCTCCGGCGAGCCACCCATATTATTGGACAGCTTGGTACTGTAACAGCCAACCTTGCCAAAGTCCTTGCTCTCTTGCAGCTTGAGGATCGGTGAGCTCGCCAACATATCCTTTACCCCTTGTAGGGCTGAAGCGACACTCGTCGGTAAGCCCGCTGAGGAACCGGCCGGGGCACTTTCCACCCTGGCAACGTAACTCCCAAATGTGGCCGTGCACACAGAGAGCGACGCACCATCGGTCCCGCTGACTCGTGCGGGCTTGGAACCATAGTGGGATTCTAGATCCGCCATCGGCAAGAGTTTGCAGGCCTTCGCATCCGCACTCGGCAACCGCAGTTGCGCCAGAGCGTCACCGCCAGAACAGAACACGATCAGCATGGATGCAACGGCTATCCAGCAAGCCGGAAATACTGGTCGACGCACAGAGATCATCCTGCTTCCTCCTTGAGTGAGGCCCCGCCGCAGCGCAGAAACTATGTGCCTTGTCGAGACGGCCGTCAAGTGTACGGCAGCGGGAAAGCCGCCCTCGACCGAAGACACCGCTTTTATGCTTTTGTTCTGCAGGCAACTCCGGGCACACGCTACTGCCCTACGCGGCATCGTCGCCTACTGTCGCCCGCCCCTCGAGCATCACACCAGCCTACACAGCTGTCAAGCGGCTCATCATCCCCGCCTGTGGCTACGCCAGAACAGGGCGATGGCGCCGAACGGCGCGCCCACCAAACCGGAGTTTCGGGAATCGTGGTAGTCAACCCTGCTGGCCACAATGAATGAAGCCACCAGCACGCCGGCGCAAGAAACCACCACCGCTCGCAGAAGCCACCGCCCACCGCCACCCTGCGACAAATAGCCCGTCAGGAATGTAATGTGAGGGGAATCCCGGCCAAGGGAATCCCCGCCCAGAGTGCTTCCAAGAAATCGATTCCCGCTGGGTTGCAGGCTGACTTCTGACTGCAAAGACATAGGCCACAAGGCTGATCGCCAGCCAGAGTCCTTCATGCCCAAGCAGAGCATAGAGGACGCGCCGCATCGCCACCTCGGAGCGCATCTTGGCTTCGTGCTGTTTGCGAGTCAACTGGAATGGGGGATGGCTCGGGCAAGATCCCGCCCCTTCGTTTTCTCACGCTCACTGTGCTGGATCGCACTTGAGGCTTCTTACCCCGGTCTGTTTCAAACTCGTCTACTAGTCTGGACACCTAACCGACGGAATTGCTTGAAGTGACGTTCCCCCATCGCTGAATGATGAAATTCGCAACAGAACGCCCCCTGTGGTCCGGTTCAAGGGCAGGCTAACCATGCGAAAAGTCTCGTGGAACTACGGTCGCACCTTGCACGATTCTTGTACGGACAATTCCAAGGAGGGACAACGATCCCGGTGCATTGTGCGCGACAGATGAAAGGAGGACCCTATGCGAGACACATTCCGCCATACAGTCCTCTGCATGATCGTGATGTGGCCCCTGTTCTCCATCGTGGCTGCCCCGGCAGCAGCCGCGTCTTGGGTGGATGACCTCGCAGCAGTTCTGGCAGACCACCGCAACTTCGCTCGATTGGAAGGAAGGGAGGCAGCATACGACCCGTACCTCGCACAGCTCAATGTCGCCCGGGTGGCGCTCGATCGGGGCGATGTGGAAGGCGTGTACGCGGCAATGAATCGGTTCATGGATCTGCTGGAGTATGTACCGGAAGCCGCCGGGATTCCGCTCTGGTCGGCGAAAGCGCTCTTCGACTATTGCGAGGAAGTGACGCCACCGATGTACCATGACCTCTCGCGGCACGGAGCGCGGAAGACAACCTGAATCCCAGGGCGGGAGTTCATGTATTCGTCGACGCCCGCATCTCTTCGTGGATGAGCGTCAGCATCGCCTGGACCGGCCAGGTCAGTAACGTGCGCACCCTGCAGGGCCGTTCGTTGAACCGGCTTGATGTCGTCATGGGATCCAGATCCAAGACATTCGCCAGCCGAGGTAAAGAACCATGTTGCAGGTCGTCAGCGGCCACCCGTAACGATGCCAACACCGAACGGTCTGTTTTGGTGTCTCCTCGGAGCGGTCCCCAAATTCGTTCAAGCCGATCCAGGTAAGCGGCGGGCACTCCTTCTGCCGCCAGCGTGGCGAGCAATAACTCACGATCCAGCCGACCTAACTCTCCAACCTGCGACATGCGGAAGCCGGGAAGAAACAGCCCATAGCGAGTGAGATCGTGGCAGAGCAACAGGCATGGCCGACGACCGAGAATCAGCAGATGGCCATGCCAGGCGCCAAGCGAGGACGGTTTTCCTTGGACAGAAACAGACCTGGGAGCCGGCCTCCCAAACACATCAGCGGGGAGCTTCGCCGCGAGCTTCTTAGTGCAGTGGAG is part of the Nitrospiraceae bacterium genome and encodes:
- a CDS encoding DEAD/DEAH box helicase; this encodes MHTTAVTSFDQLGLSPTLLRNLTQTGFAEPTAIQAQAIPHALTGRDVLGCAQTGTGKTAAFVIPMLERLSGGQKGQPRALILAPTRELAIQIQTTIDKLSQGMQLFATTLVGGADMQAQVRGLRQRPDILVATPGRLLDHMWNGTVSLLAMTTLVLDEADRMLDMGFAPQINQILDAMPEERQTLLFSATMPTDLARLAQASVKDPVRVMVTKSATTADGVDQAVHHTTHDNKNSLLMSLLRDGAGTVLVFARTKHRADRLGRMIDSAGHRVAVLHGGRTLGQRRAALEGFRRGTFRVLVATDIAARGIDVANIGHVINYDVPNCPEDYVHRIGRTARMRTTGRATTFVTAEDHDQLRAIEKLLGQAVPKAEGSQGESLDGRASGDSNGRGEAGRRRRRGRSSQGWRQGAGSGSRNPEAGNIGQSDHGPVSS
- a CDS encoding DUF3574 domain-containing protein, with product MTETLYFGTAKPGGAVSQEEWAQFVNDAVTPSFPAGLTSWIASGQWRMADGRIEHEASHILQLTHDGAEGKDRAIGTIMDQYKRTFQQEAVLRVRSRTCISF
- a CDS encoding tetratricopeptide repeat protein, whose product is MAACRNLRQHRSKVIPIPQPAWRWLCLTISLIVALGFFQPWMPSAVAQMADADVLVAEAILSYEHKRYDEAIALLTKATELDPNNARALYYLALCHLARGDAAQAVAPLVTLHAQRPEDVEVTFQLGAAYFATRNYDKADPLLEEVYRLQPDRENLGFYVGVLRYQRKAYDSAATALEGNRSSDPDIQQLALFYRGLALGTLGLSDQAQAALTAAQRVQPTSPITGASVRIQEALAVAAPTPDSRRLHAQVAVGGYYDDNVAVNPRGSRDPVADALRSRPTQSPGFVTSARGDYAWYRSGPIESTITYSYYQTVNSRSEVGRFNIQNHQGGLAGTYRGTLGSMPYEVGTQYSFDYMLLDMRGFMSRHSLIFPATIVPPSSNLPVLGKVDHLSTLLYRFQRKDFFTEPGDSDIRFAPESRDAFNNMLGLLHAFRFQQDRLILRAGYQFDTEAASGSSFSYNGNRLQLGAQAMLPWYELMVRIDYDVHWRAYSDTQAVFLDNLGRLSQRHDIEQDLFLQVSKPLPYHLTWALQYQGVFNHSNVPVYAYSKNVFTTLLTWTY